One Helianthus annuus cultivar XRQ/B chromosome 7, HanXRQr2.0-SUNRISE, whole genome shotgun sequence genomic region harbors:
- the LOC110866345 gene encoding uncharacterized protein LOC110866345, translating to MADARNINDDNDDNNDVARQEAFENRVTEVAEGVMQANLPRLAQEVESRVLGVVDAMMTSKLEELKELIEGSKGRGKERRCTYKDFMACHPTTYDGKIDPIECQRWISNIEAVFMRSRCDKEDQVMFATGLLTHQAKDWWDAHSKEVGEDRLQVMTWQEFKGPFMRYHCPQSAIDKIQEDFLRLRQKNESVNEIANNFMDKMKFCGELVTTERMKISRFYGVLKAEVREFITPSKCETLEELIDLARDREIEIKRQEERGEKRPSEKGASFSPSKKGKFQDQGRKGKSKGGITPCKTCGKLHTGECLLGKKGCFKCGKEGHSSYQCPDNPKTCFNCFEKGHIKSECPKLQQGSKKEDKKQEGSRAKGRMYQITSEEAKSQPNVVSGVKEEGTSTKQAEGAQDRGKAPL from the coding sequence ATGGCTGATGCAAGAAATATTAACgatgataatgatgataacaaTGATGTGGCTAGACAAGAAGCATTCGAGAACAGAGTTACAGAAGTAGCGGAAGGGGTTATGCAAGCCAACCTTCCACGGTTGGCACAAGAAGTAGAAAGCCGAGTTCTGGGGGTTGTGGATGCTATGATGACTAGTAAGCTCGAAGAGTTGAAGGAATTAATCGAAGGATCCAAGGGTAGAGGAAAGGAACGAAGGTGCACTTATAAGGATTTTATGGCATGCCATCCGACGACGTATGACGGTAAAATAGATCCTATTGAATGTCAAAGATGGATCTCGAACATAGAGGCGGTCTTTATGCGAAGTCGGTGTGATaaggaggatcaagtgatgttcgCTACCGGTTTACTAACCCATCAGGCGAAGGATTGGTGGGATGCTCACAGCAAGGAGGTAGGCGAAGACAGACTGCAAGTTATGACTTGGCAGGAGTTTAAGGGGCCTTTCATGAGATATCATTGTCCACAGTCGGCGATCGACAAGATTCAGGAGGATTTCTTACGCCTCCGGCAGAAAAACGAATCAGTGAATGAAATAGCAAACAattttatggataagatgaagttctgtggGGAATTGGTAACAACCGAGAGGATGAAGATAAGTCGTTTTTATGGTGTGTTAAAGGCAGAAGTTAGAGAGTTCATCACTCCCTCAAAATGTGAAACTCTTGAAGAACTCATTGATTTAGCACGGGATAGAGAGATCGAAATTAAAAGGCAAGAGGAGCGAGGTGAAAAGAGGCCGAGTGAAAAGGGTGCAAGTTTTAGTCCATCCAAAAAGGGGAAGTTTCAGGATCAAGGAAGAAAGGGTAAGTCGAAAGGTGGGATTACGCCATGCAAGACGTGTGGAAAGCTCCATACCGGGGAGTGTTTGCTAGGTAAGAAGGGGTGCTTTAAATGCGGTAAGGAGGGGCATTCGTCCTATCAATGCCCGGACAACCCAAAGACTTGTTTCAACTGTTtcgaaaaagggcatatcaagtcGGAATGTCCAAAGCTTCAACAAGGGTCAAAGAAAGaagataagaagcaagagggttCTAGGGCAAAGGGGAGAATGTATCAGATCACGTCTGAAGAAGCCAAGTCCCAACCAAATGTGGTTTCAG